The following coding sequences lie in one Brevibacterium marinum genomic window:
- a CDS encoding glycosyl transferase: MKPAVTVVVASGDDSSRVELETALNRTYPEIPVVDLGGLAVTEALALPAVAGSTHLWFLTPDSRPGPECLEELLDAIGATESIAAVGPKIMHSDRIVSAGVTTTSAGARLNPVADGEIDQGQRDGQSETLGLDLPGMLIATAELEKIGAPSRVLGVAYRGLEYSRRLRDLGRRVVLAPGAELTISAASATQLGSSPLPPRSKSQIRTEQRYRLSLARPRFAGLFCLLLLTQLKNTLAGLLSNNVRSASWYFTALLGLASDARTTSRLRRANARRSRRAKRSTDSHVAALYADPEELAIQRRSMNSAEEARRAHSEGASAAEHNGETELNPVGDTEEAIDSFSRLEVTGGSGVFHNPLTYLLVAAAALSGFVSFRLFGPGHLVGGALGSTDVSAGELFARLLSQNLDVSTGAAVPADPYQLVLAILSLPFLGHVDIMVRALILGAPILAIISAYAAAGTLVRRRWVRGLAGLLWIAAPLFVTALATGRLGVILVWIAAPLFVLALRRSLRTGSIAAAATAGLLLFVLISGTPLLLPLGIILTIVLVMTGRGPRHLWLLAPTLFLAWPWLAGLVTEPGAIFVMPGQTLTPPAPETYLLAVGFPAPIDMSWLAELLSGLGVTGISPGLLQLWAPILVLPMLVLAFLTLIEARLGLARLTWAVGLYLAGLLLATAQVLTPAQTGPFHLIGSYPAAGLTLLSLGAIMLLTLGADTTTRRTGRSRRLPMRVLIGLVTVAAIGLIVVSAGPSTTSADTVKTQEHGSVPALAADRAAGDAQARTLRLDVVDGEVRARLVSSADGTIIGTSTIRSAEAVGGWPWERRPLPIGEDQTLIAQAAAALSADDAGDVRSILGELGADFVLVDADAKNLTSSVAAADGVVEVGPTESGGLWQVDTPYSGRFLVREPDGTLSTAPMHGTTAEVAPGADGRTLIVADSADDITAAIDGEDLPEPKERAFGWASEFDLPTNGGQVELTYGSDLYAPGVVTGWILGLLAVIVAIPFGSQRQGTRSATATRSESDHTAQDAPATSEESKP, from the coding sequence GTGAAGCCTGCCGTCACCGTTGTCGTCGCCTCGGGCGACGACAGCAGCAGGGTCGAGCTCGAAACAGCTCTGAACAGGACCTACCCCGAGATCCCGGTCGTGGATCTCGGGGGTCTTGCCGTCACGGAGGCACTCGCCCTTCCCGCGGTGGCCGGCAGCACCCATCTGTGGTTCCTCACCCCCGATTCGCGTCCCGGACCCGAATGCCTCGAGGAACTGCTCGACGCTATCGGCGCGACCGAATCGATCGCCGCAGTCGGACCCAAGATCATGCATTCGGACCGCATCGTCTCCGCCGGTGTCACCACAACCTCGGCGGGGGCCAGGCTCAACCCGGTCGCGGACGGGGAGATCGACCAGGGTCAGCGCGACGGTCAGTCGGAGACGCTGGGACTCGACCTGCCCGGCATGCTCATCGCCACCGCCGAACTCGAGAAGATCGGGGCACCGTCCCGCGTCCTCGGCGTCGCCTACCGTGGTCTCGAATACTCCCGCAGGCTGCGTGACCTGGGCCGGCGAGTCGTCCTCGCCCCAGGTGCCGAACTCACGATCTCCGCCGCCTCGGCGACGCAGCTGGGTTCGTCGCCGCTGCCACCGCGATCGAAGTCACAGATCCGGACCGAACAGCGCTACCGGCTCAGCCTCGCCCGCCCGAGATTCGCCGGCCTCTTCTGCCTGCTCCTGCTCACCCAGCTGAAGAACACCCTGGCCGGGCTGCTGTCGAACAACGTCCGCTCCGCCTCCTGGTACTTCACGGCTCTGCTCGGCCTGGCCTCCGACGCCCGGACCACCTCACGACTGAGGCGGGCCAACGCCCGGCGCAGCCGCCGGGCCAAGCGAAGCACGGACTCCCATGTGGCCGCGCTCTACGCCGACCCCGAAGAACTCGCCATCCAGCGCCGGAGCATGAACTCCGCCGAGGAGGCCCGCCGTGCCCACTCCGAAGGCGCCTCAGCGGCGGAGCACAACGGCGAAACCGAACTCAATCCGGTCGGTGACACGGAAGAGGCCATCGACTCCTTCTCCCGGCTCGAGGTCACCGGCGGCTCCGGAGTCTTCCACAACCCCCTGACCTACCTCCTCGTCGCGGCCGCCGCACTCAGCGGCTTCGTCTCCTTCCGCCTCTTCGGCCCCGGCCACCTCGTCGGCGGGGCCCTGGGATCGACGGACGTCTCGGCCGGCGAACTCTTCGCACGACTGCTCAGCCAGAACCTCGACGTCTCCACCGGCGCCGCGGTCCCCGCCGACCCCTATCAGCTGGTCCTCGCGATCCTCAGCCTGCCGTTCCTGGGTCACGTCGACATCATGGTCCGGGCGCTGATCCTGGGCGCACCGATCCTCGCCATCATCTCCGCCTATGCCGCAGCCGGCACGCTCGTGAGGCGCAGATGGGTCCGCGGTCTGGCAGGACTGCTGTGGATCGCCGCCCCGCTCTTCGTCACCGCACTGGCGACCGGTCGCCTCGGCGTCATCCTCGTCTGGATCGCCGCTCCGCTCTTCGTGCTCGCGCTGCGTCGCAGCCTGCGCACCGGATCGATTGCGGCGGCGGCGACCGCAGGACTGCTGCTGTTCGTCCTGATCTCGGGCACACCGCTGCTGCTGCCGCTGGGCATCATCCTGACAATCGTGCTCGTGATGACCGGCCGCGGCCCGCGCCATCTGTGGCTGCTGGCCCCAACGCTCTTCCTGGCCTGGCCGTGGCTGGCCGGACTCGTGACCGAGCCGGGAGCGATCTTCGTCATGCCCGGCCAGACACTGACCCCGCCCGCGCCCGAGACCTACCTCCTGGCGGTCGGATTCCCCGCACCGATCGACATGAGCTGGCTGGCCGAGCTGCTGTCCGGCCTCGGCGTCACCGGAATCAGCCCCGGACTGCTGCAGCTGTGGGCACCGATCCTCGTCCTGCCGATGCTCGTCCTCGCGTTCCTCACACTCATCGAAGCCCGCCTGGGACTGGCCCGCCTGACATGGGCCGTCGGCCTCTACCTGGCCGGACTCCTGCTCGCCACCGCACAGGTCCTCACCCCGGCCCAGACCGGGCCCTTCCACCTCATCGGCTCCTACCCCGCCGCGGGCCTGACCCTGCTCAGCCTCGGCGCGATCATGCTGCTCACGCTCGGCGCCGACACCACCACGAGGCGAACGGGGAGGTCCCGGAGGCTGCCCATGCGCGTCCTGATCGGGCTCGTCACCGTCGCCGCCATCGGACTCATCGTCGTCTCGGCAGGACCGAGCACCACCTCGGCCGACACCGTGAAGACGCAGGAACACGGCAGCGTTCCGGCTCTGGCCGCCGACCGCGCCGCCGGAGACGCCCAGGCACGCACACTGCGCCTCGACGTCGTCGACGGCGAAGTCCGGGCCCGACTCGTCTCCTCCGCCGACGGGACGATCATCGGCACCTCGACGATCAGGTCCGCCGAGGCCGTGGGCGGCTGGCCATGGGAGCGGCGCCCGCTGCCCATCGGCGAGGACCAGACTCTCATCGCACAGGCCGCGGCGGCGCTGTCGGCCGACGACGCCGGTGACGTGCGGTCCATCCTCGGTGAGCTCGGCGCGGACTTCGTCCTCGTCGACGCGGACGCGAAGAATCTGACGAGCTCCGTGGCCGCCGCCGACGGAGTCGTCGAAGTCGGTCCGACCGAATCGGGTGGGCTGTGGCAGGTCGACACCCCCTACAGCGGGCGGTTCCTCGTCCGCGAGCCCGACGGCACGCTGAGCACCGCACCGATGCACGGCACCACCGCCGAGGTGGCCCCCGGCGCCGATGGCCGCACCCTGATCGTGGCCGACAGCGCCGACGACATCACCGCCGCCATCGACGGCGAGGACCTGCCCGAACCGAAGGAGCGCGCCTTCGGATGGGCGTCCGAATTCGACCTGCCCACAAACGGCGGACAGGTCGAGCTCACCTACGGTTCCGACCTGTACGCCCCGGGCGTCGTGACCGGCTGGATCCTCGGGCTCCTGGCCGTCATCGTCGCGATTCCCTTCGGATCCCAGCGCCAAGGCACACGGTCCGCGACAGCAACACGGTCAGAATCCGATCACACAGCACAGGACGCACCTGCGACGTCAGAGGAGTCGAAGCCATGA